DNA from Luteolibacter yonseiensis:
CGGTTCGTGAGCGACACCTCCGTCCCCGGCACGACCAGCTACAACAGCACGGTTCTGAACCAACAGTTCCAGTCGCGTGACCAACTGGACACCGGTTTCTACAACCAAACCAACTTTGTCTACGACTTCGCCACCGGCAGCGTGGAGCACACCGTGGTGACCGGCTTCGAGATCAGCCGCGAGGAGTCCAAGAATTACGGCCGCTCCGTCATTGATCCCGCCACCGGGCTTCCGATCCTGCCATCCCAAACTCCGCAGATCGACCTTCTCACCGGTGAACAACTCGTCCCTTACGTGGGTAGGATCGAGCGCAACGGCTCCTACACCAGCGCGGAGGTGGAGAGCGCGGCGGTTTATCTCTTCGACACGGCGAAGATCGACGAACACTGGGAAGTGTCCGGCGGCCTCCGTTTCGATTCGACACGCACGGACTACACGAGCTACGCGGTCACACCCACACCATTGCTCTACAACAAAACCGTTGGCGACGATGTCCTGAGCTACCGCGCCTCGGTCACCTACAAGCCGGTCAGGGAAGGAAGCATCTACTTCGGCTACGGATCCTCCTACAACCCCTCCACCGAACTGCTGACCTACGGCACGACGGCCGCCAACATCGGCGTGGATCCCGAGGAAAGCGAAACCATGGAACTCGGAGCGAAATGGGAATTCTTCGAACAGAAGCTGCTTGTGACCGGAGCCCTGTTCCGGACCGACAAATCAAACGCCCGCACCACTGATCCAGTCACGGATGAGGTTTCCGTCACCGGGGAACAGGTCGTGCAAGGCGTCGAGGTCGGCTTCACCGGCAGCATCACCGACAAGCTGCGTTTGATCGGTGGCTACACCTTCCTCGACAGCGAGGTGGAGGAATCCGCCAACCCGCACGAAGTCGGCAACGAAGTCAGCAACACCCCGGAAAATTCCTTCAGCCTCTGGGCGGTGCATGACCTGCCGGCCGGTTTCAGCGTCGGTGTCGGCAGCCAGTATGTGGGCAGCCGCTACAACAACTCGAACGGTGAGACCCGTCAAAAGGCCCCCGATTTCATCCTGTTCAATGCGATGGCTTCCTACGATCTGAACGAAAACGTGACCTTCCGCCTCAATGCGGACAACCTCTTTGACGAAGAATACATCGACCGTGTCGGTGGCGGACACTTCGTTCCCGGAGTCGGTCGCACCATTTCGCTCACCGCGGACTTCCAATTCTGAAATCCAACACCTACCGGCAGCCGCATGTTGATCCGTATCCCTGACGTTCTCACCCCCGCCCAAGTGGCGGAGGCCCGTGCCATCCTTGACGCCGCCGACTGGATCGACGGCAAGGTCACCGCAGGCCACCAGTCCGCCAAGGCGAAGGACAACATGCAGCTTCCGGAAGGTTCTCCGGCGGCGAAAGAACTCGGAGCGATGGTGCTGGAGGCATTGGGGAAAAACCCGCTGTTCCTCTCGGCCGCGCTGCCGCTCCATGTCTTTCCGCCGCTGTTCAACCGCTACACCGGCGGCCAGTCGTTCGGCACCCATGTGGACAATGCGATCCGCCAGGTGCCGGGCACCGGCCACCGCATCCGCACCGATCTCTCCGCCACCCTGTTTTTCGCGGAGCCGGAGGAATATGACGGTGGCGAGCTATGCATCGAGGACACCTACGGCGTCCAACGTGTCAAGCTTCCCGCCGGTCACATGGTGCTCTATCCGGCCACCAGCCTGCACCACGTCACGCCTGTCACGCGGGGCGCCCGCGTTTGCTCCTTTTTCTGGCTCCAAAGCATGATCCGCAGCGACGAGCAGCGCACGCTGCTGTTTGATCTCGATCTCGCCACCCAGCGCATCGCCGGGGAATTCGCCGGGCAGAAGGCCGCCGAGGACAGCACCGTCCAACTCACCGGCGTCTATCACAACCTGCTTCGCCAGTGGGCCGAAATGTGATGAAGCTTGTAAGGAAAACCATCTTCTGGCTCCACCTCGGCATCGGCCTCCTTGCGGGCGTGCTCGTGCTGATGATGTCCGTCACGGGCGTGCTCATGGCCTTCGAGCGCCAGATTGTCGAGAAGGCGGACGGATTCCACATCACGGCCACCGGCAACCCTCTCGGACCCGAGGCGCATCTGGATGGTCTCAGGACCGCCAAACAGCCCCCTTCCTCCCTTGGATTCGAACGGGACGCCACCAGACCGGTGGTCTATCAGTTCGGAAAAGAAAAAGCCGTTTTCTCGGACCCCTATACCGGAAAATCCCTGGGCAATGGCAACACCGCCGTCCGTGGTTTCTTTAAATTCATTCTCAGCTGGCATCGCTGGCTCGGACGTGAGGGCGCCTCCCAAGCCACCGGGAAAGCAATCATCGGGATTGGCAACCTGATGTTCCTCTTCCTCCTCGTCACAGGGGTCTTCCTGTGGTTCCCCAAACGCTGGACCCGTTCCGGTGTGAAAGCCATCACACTGCTGCAAAAACGCCTAAAGGGCCGCGCGAGGGATTGGAACTGGCACAACGTCTTCGGTTTCTGGGCCGCCATTCCACTGCTTGTCATTGTCATCAGCGGCACCGTCATTTCCCAGCCATGGGCGACCACGCTCGTCTTCCACCTCGCTGGCGAGACTCCACCCGTCCAAGGCGAACGGAAAAAGCCGGCCCCTTTCACCCTGCCGGAAAGCCTGGCAGGCCTCGATGCCGCTTTCGCAACAGTGAAATCCTCCAACCCCGATTGGCAAAGCATCCAGCTCCAGCTTCCTTTCGCCAAGACCGCCACCTTCATCGTCGCGGACTCCCACCGTGGACGCCCGGACCTGCGCCGCACCATCACCGTGGATCTGGCGACCTCCGGCATCGTGAAATCCGAAGGATTTGACGATCTCGGGCCCGGCCGGCAGACACGCACCTGGATCCGCTGGCTCCACACCGGGGAGGCCGGCGGCCTTCCCGGTCAGACCATCGCCGGGTTGGCGGCCACCGCCAGCGCGGTGCTGGTCTGGACCGGTTTCGCTCTCTCCTTCCGCCGGTTTTTCAAAAAACGCCGCGCCGCCGCATGATGGAATCCAGGCAGCACATGCTCGAAGGCATCGCCCGTATGCGGGATGGTGATTTCCAGTCCGCTCTCCGGCATTTCGAGGACGCCGCCAACCTCCGCGAGTCCCAACCATGGCAGGAAGATCCCCAGGCCGCCTGGCTGCTCGCCGCCGCCTACATCAACCGCAGCGATGTCCTGCGTGCGCTTGATCGCCGCGATGAGGCGATTCATTCGCTGGATCGGGCCATCCATGCGATGCGACATGTCCCGTTGGATCAAAATCCGGACTGTCCTGAACGCCTTATTCTGGCATGGATCAACCGAGCCACAACTTGTGGCGAATCCGGGAGACCGGCCGAAGCGCTCACAGGGTTTTCAAAAGCGGAAGAACTGTTGGAGAGATGGGGGACGTCCGCCACGCCCGAACGGCGGTTGCTGGCTTCCATGTCACACGCGAACCGCGCCCGCGTTCTGCTCGATCTGGGCCGCAGTGTCGGTGGCTGGAGCAGTGCGGGCATCGCGGTGGACTTCCTGAAGGGGCTCGACCCGACCGGCCCTGTGGCCGAAGCCTCGATCAAGGCCCGGGGCATCCTGTGCCATTCCCTTGCCATGTTGCTGGACGAGCCGGGGGGGATCGAACTCGCACAGGATTGGATCGCCACCGCCACCAACTCCGCGGAGGAAGCGCTCGCACTCATCCGCAGTTCGGGCTACCGGGCACCGTGGCTTGCCGACTTCGTCCGCTACGGCGCGAAGATCTACCGCACCTGCCAACCGCACTTTCTGGGTGAATTCATCCGCGAATGGACCACCGGTGAGGGACCGTTGGCCGATGACGCGGTTTTGAAAAAAGAAATGTCCCGCGAACTCCTGTTGGCGAAGGCGGAACTCGAACTCCGGGTCCGCGCGCGTCCGCATGAATCCGAGCATGTCCGTCGGGCAATCTCCACCCTCTCCAGCCTCCAGCGTGCGGAAGCGGCCCTGGCCTGAATTCCCCGATGGCGAAACACATTTTTCTTGTTATTGTTGAGAGCGAATCTCATTAGAACCGCGCTACGGCCCGCATGACCTCCATCCTTTATGCCATCAATATCGGGACGCTCGCCACATGGCTGAGTGTGGCGGGATTTGGTACGGTGGGCATCGTGATCCCTGTCACCCAAGAGATCCTGCGAAGTGAAAAATCGGTCGATCCCTACAAGGATCTCGAATCCACCGTCCTGACAGACGCTTTCACGACAGACAGCGCACCTCCCTCTCAAGAGACCGACACAGGCACCACGGGCGTGGCGGAAGAAACGGAAGTTCCATTTGCAGAACAGGAAACCCTTCCCACTCCTCCGGAAATGCCGGACGTCGCGGAGGTCACCCCGTTGCCGGAGATTCCGGACATGCCTCCCCCGGTCACGAAGACCGCGGAAAATCCGGCTCCCGCGCCCACGAAGCCACGCCCTGTTCCCCGGACGAACAGCAAGACTCCCACCCGCTCGAACATGCCGACCAGCGCGACCGGCGGGTCGCCCAACACCCGGGCCGATGCCCAGGGGAAAGCGGGCAACGGCGGACAGAACGGCGGCTCGGGAATGTCCGATGCCAAGCGTCTTTCGGGTGGGCGCATGCCCGCGCCACCGTATCCGTCCGCCGCCCGGGCGAGCGGCCAGACCGGGACGATCATCGTCGAGTTCGTGGTGGATGAAAGCGGGCGCGTCGTCTCCGCCTACGCGAAAAGCGCCTCGCCGTGGCCGCTTCTCAACGAAAGCGCCATCAATGCGGTGCGCCGCTGGAAATTTCCACCCGGAAAGGTCAGTAAATACATCCGGCCCATTGTCTTCAAATTGAACCAGTAACTCCGTGCTCGCCAACATCGTCGTAGAAAAATTCATCGAAGGCGGATGGGTCATGTGGCCCATCCTCATCACCTTCCTGCTCTCCCTCTGTGTGATTCTGGACCGCTCCATCTGGTGGTCCGCTCTCCAGTCCAAGGTCCGTGGCGGTCTTCAGGAAAAAGCCCGTGAAGCGCTCGGTACCGGAGACTTCGCCACTGCTTGGAAACTGGGTGAGAACACCCCCGAGCCATACCTTGCGAACCTGCGCGAGGGCATGAGCCACGCGAACACCTCCATGCTCGCCGCAATGCAGCTTCACGCGACCCACCTGATCGAAAAGGCCGAGGCGCGCATGTGGGTGCTCAGCACCATGATCACCCTGGCCCCGCTGCTGGGACTTTTCGGCACCGTGGCCGGCCTCATGGGATCCTTCGCCGCCATCGGCTCGGACCAGCTCGCCGTCACCAAGGTCACCGGCGGCATCGGTGAGGCGCTCATCGCCACGGCGTGCGGCATCGCGATCGCGGTCCTCTGCCTGCTGCCCTATAACTTCTTCCGCAAGCGCGTCTCCGTCCTCCGCTCTTCTCTGGAACGCTGGATCAACCACTCGGAACTGCTTGTCCGATCCGCCAAGGAACACGGTTACGACCTGGAGGTTTTCGCGCTCCAGACACAAGGCCGCCCCGCCCCGAAAAACAAGGCGTAAGATTTTCTCCCATGCCCATCCAACTTTCAGGAAACTCCTCCGGCGACGACCATGGTGATGAAGCCCGCATCGAAGTGGTGCCGCTCATCGACATCATGTTCTTCCTGTTGGCCAGCTTCATGATGGTCAGTCTGAGCATGACCCAGCTCAACCGCGTGCCGATCAACCTGCCCGAGGCATCCACCGGTGTTGCGGATACCAAAGCGCCTCCGTTCCAGATCGCCGTGGATCCGAATGGGGTGATCACCTGGGACAGCAAGATCATCACGCTTTCGGAAATCACCACCCGTCTCCAGAAAGAAGCCGCACCTTCCGAGACGCGCGTCCTCATTTCCGCGGACGCCGAGTCCCGACACAAGGTCGTGCTCGATGTGCTCAACGCGGTGCGCGCCGCCGGCATCGAGAAAGTCAGCTTCGAATCCAAAGCCACCAAGCCGTGACCACCAACCGCATCCTGCCCATCGCCAACCTGGTCGGTTGCCTGGTCATCACCGGCATCATCGTCGTCCAGTGGATCAACGAACGGATCAACTACAATAGGATAGGGGTTCTCAACGCGGAGTTGGGAACCACCCGTGAGCAACTGGACTCGGAAAAGAACCGGGCGGGAGCATTGGAGAACGACGTCAGGCAGCTCAAGGATTCCATCGAGTCCACCATGCGGACGCGCAATGAAATGGAAGAGGCCATGGCGAAAATGATGGCCGAGCGCGAGGCCCAGGCCGCCACCACCGCCAGTGCCGTCGCCATCAACAACGAGGCGATCCTCAAGCAAACGGAGATCTGGGAAAAAGCGATCGCCGAGCGCGATGCCAGGATCCGCGAGCTGAACACCAATCTCACCGCGGCCCGCAACCGCCTGGACTCCGCCATCGCGGAACTGAAGGCGGCGGGTGCGAGGTAACCTGATCCGTCCCTCCCGCGCGTCCGGATGGAAGACGTGTCGGAGCCGGAGGACCCGCCGCATGCTCATACCAGTTTCCGAAAATAAAGTGACGATTGGAACCGGCGAAGCTTTCGGAATGCGCGCAGCCCGCTGCCGCTTTCCGTAGTCAGCTTGCTGACATGGCGGACCACAGCGGATCATTGATTGCTCCGCAGGCTGTCGCACAAGGGGAGGCGCGCCCTATGAATTCGAACCTCCGTTCCGGCCAGCGAGCTGGCAGATGAAAGCGGCGAGCCGCACGCAGTCCACGGAGCCGCGACTTGGGAGCAGAGTCACCTTATTGATGAAAAATGGTGTCAGTTCGCCGCGGGTTCAACCAGATAAAGCCCGTTGGTTGCCGCGCAGGCGTCGCGCCCTTTCATTTTCTTGATCTCGTGGCCGGCTCCCCAGGAGTCGGAGAAAATCACCTCGTCGGTTTTGGCATTGTAGCCGATGATGGTGCGCATGTGGCCGCCTCCACCCTGTGGATTCTCACGACCCGTCTCCGGATAGCGGCCGAGCGAGAGCGCCCACAGCAGGGGGACTCCCCGCGAGGTGGCGGTGGTGATCATCGTCCGGAACTTTTCGAAAGCTCCGGCCCGGCAGCGGGCCTCGCGCATGATGTCCGCGTTGAACTTGAAGTAATAGTCACCGGGTTCCCACTGGGGCATGCCGGCCTTTTTCGCCTCGCGGTTGTAATTGTCCACGATGCGTTCGTAGTCCCGCTGGTCGAAGGTGATCAGGTCGCGCACCCGGATCTTGAAGCGGCCCTGCAGGCGGTGGATGGCATCTTCGAAATCCTGCGGACGGGTTCCGTATTGGGAGGTTTCGGCCGCTTTGGCGAGGTCGTGCTGATCCACCTGGATGCCATAGTAACGCATGACACGCTCGGTGCTGGCCACCGCGCAGTAGCCTTTTTCGCCCTGGTCCACCATCGGGACTCCTTCCACATAGACGTCTCCTTCGGCTGTTTTTTTCACCCGGGTGGCGAGGGCCGCCACTCCCAGCTTGCCGGGAGCGGCCACCGTGGAATCCATTCTCATGCCACCTTTCGGCGCGAAGCGGAGCCGGATGAAGTCCCCCACGAACGACCGGTCCTCGTCCTTGCCGGAGCTGTGTTCCAACTGGGCGAGGGTGTCGGGTGTCTCCCATCTCCAGCGGGAAAGTTTCGCCGCGCCGGAGTTGTCCCTGCCGAGATCCCGGCCACGGGATTTCAGGACGGTGTCCATCGACGCCACGGTCTGGCCAACCATGTATTCGAAAGCCGGCTTGGAAGTGGATTGCCCGGCATCTCCCTTGTTCCAGATGGAGATCGTCACGGTGGCGAGCTTGTCTCCCGAGAATTCCAGAGTCGCTTCGTAAGCCGTCGCGCCGAAGAGCGTGAGTTTGTGACGAAGGCCCTTGCCCGGCTTGAACGTGACGCCGGACGGTGTGCTGCTTTTGAGCAGCAGATCCCGGGGCCGGATGACCCCGCGTGTCTTCGTTCCTTCGTCCAGCCACGCGAATCCCTTTTTGGCAAAAGAGGACTCCACCTCTCCCGGCGTGATCTTCCACACGGAGGCTCCGCCGACAAAGCAGTCGAGCTCGACATTCATCTCCGCCTCGCTGGAGATGACGTTGTTTCCATCCGGGCCGGTCTGCGCGTGCAGCCGTCCGCCCGACGGCAGCAAAAGGCAGAACAGGGGAAGAAGGAACTTCAGTCTCATGTGAGGGGGGTCTAACAATAGGAAGGAGGGCGGGCAATCCATTTCCCGTCCTCTGGTCAGTGCGAGGGATCCGTCAAGAAGATCGTTCGCTGCGGTTTCCAGGCAGAAAAAAGGGGTCGCACACTCGTGCGACCCCGTTTTTTAGTCATGAATACTATACTGAAGAGGTGATCCCCATCGCCTCGACAGCGCAAAGTTGGCGGAAATTTGGAATCCTGTCATGTCACTAAATTATGGGACATCTCTTGGCCGGCGGGATCACCATGCCGGCTGCTGCTGCCTGACCGCTTCGTAGAGCACGATCGCCACGGCGGTGGACAGGTTCAGGCTGCGCGTGCCCCCGGGGGCCATCGGGATCCGGAGCGCCTGCGGGCCCGCCGCGCTGACGAGTTCCTCCGGCAGTCCTCTCGTTTCCCGACCGAAGACGAGATAGTCTCCGGGTTTGAAATCCGCCTGCCACGGTGAATCGCGCGCCTTTGTGCTGAGGAACCAGAAACGCGCGGTCTCATCCGCCGCCGCGTGCAGATCGTCGAAATTCTTCCAAACCTCCAGCCTCACGTCCTGCCAATAGTCCAGTCCGGTGCGGCGGACATACTTGTCTTCCAGGGAAAACCCGAGCGGTTCGACAAGGTGGAGCGTGGAATCGGTGGCGAGTGCGAGCCGGCCCGCGGCCCCGGCGTTGTGCGGGATTTCCGGCTCGATGAGGACGATGTGGAACATGGTTTTAAGATGGCTCCTTGCGCCTTGCCAACGTGATGGAAAGTCCCAGCACCCCGATGAAAATGAGGTAACAGGCGAGCAGTTCGAGATAGCTCTTGCACATTTTCGGAATCTCCTGGGTGAAGTCGTCGCCAAGGGTGGCCCTCCAGAACTTGGCGCTGCCGATGACCCGGTTGAAGACGTAGAGGATGAGCAGCGCCGAACCGATCAGGCCGGACCCGGCGTGATTTCCCAAGGTCGAAAGGAAATGAATCATCACCCGCCGGTGGCGGAGGGCGGTGATGAGCGCGATGAGCAGGATGACTCCGACGAACCATGCCTCCGGAAATTTCCAGCCGAGGATGCCCGAGACGAAGTCCTCGATCTCACCGACGAACGCCGCGATCAACCCGAACGCCATCACCCGGCAGACCGGACGATTGTGTCCCGCGTGCGAGGCCGCACCCAGGATGATGGCTGCGGCGGCCGCGAGCAGGAATGCCTGCAAAAGCTCGACCGTCGCCCGCTCGATGGGGGCGGAGGGCCGGTTAGGCAGCCACGCGGGCAGCAGGATGGCGACGGAGCCACCACAGATCAAAGCCGCCCGCAGCAAAGTGCGTGGCCAGGAGGATTTGCGTTGGGGTTTGAGAGAGGAGTCGGGCACCGTGTGCCCAAGGGGTAATGCTTCCGGCCGTGGCATGCAAGGTTTAGGAAAAGGGACGGCGGGTGGCAGCTCCCCGTTTTCCGCTCAGCCCTTCCCGGACCGATCCCGATGGAAACCCCGCCCCCGAAAAACTAGCCCATGACGGCGGCGGGAGGGTTTGCCGCCCGGTAGAAGCGGAGCTTGCCATAGCTGATGCGTCCTTCCAATTGCTCGAAAACCGGTTTGAGGGTGGGTTCGTCATAGCCCTCGAAGGCCGCACGCATTTCCTCTTCTTCCCCCACCGTGTAGAGGCGGTGCGGGTCGATGTTTTTCCCGGATTCCACCGCCTGGCCCAGATGTCCCTCGACGGTGGAAACGGCCAAATCCCGCATCGCGGCGATCTCTTCAATGGATCTGCCGGAACTGAACAGGTCGAATGTTTGCGCTGCGGTGCCGCTGAGAATCCCCTTTCCGGTTGAGACCGGAGGGGCGCTGGCGGCGATTTCCAACGGCGCGAATTCCAGCCGCTCGTTTTCGGAGAGCCAGTCGCGGATGACATCGATGAAGGCGCGTCCGAAGTCGTCCAGTTTTTTCTCCCCCACACCGGGCACACGCAGCAGGGCCGCGTCGTTCTGCGGATAGTCACGGCTGCAATGGCGCAGCGTCACATCGGAAAACACGACATAGGGCGGGATGTTCCGGGCGTCGGCGAGTTCCTTCCGCAGCGAGCGGAGCCGTTCGAACAGACCGGTGTCGCAAGGGATGTCACCTGTGCGGGCGGCCTTGGACTTCGCGACGTTGAGGGAACGGGTGAGCATGACCGTATCGCGCCGCTTGAGCGTGTCGATGCCCTGTTGGGTGACACTGATGGTGGAGA
Protein-coding regions in this window:
- a CDS encoding energy transducer TonB, translating into MTSILYAINIGTLATWLSVAGFGTVGIVIPVTQEILRSEKSVDPYKDLESTVLTDAFTTDSAPPSQETDTGTTGVAEETEVPFAEQETLPTPPEMPDVAEVTPLPEIPDMPPPVTKTAENPAPAPTKPRPVPRTNSKTPTRSNMPTSATGGSPNTRADAQGKAGNGGQNGGSGMSDAKRLSGGRMPAPPYPSAARASGQTGTIIVEFVVDESGRVVSAYAKSASPWPLLNESAINAVRRWKFPPGKVSKYIRPIVFKLNQ
- a CDS encoding PepSY-associated TM helix domain-containing protein; its protein translation is MKLVRKTIFWLHLGIGLLAGVLVLMMSVTGVLMAFERQIVEKADGFHITATGNPLGPEAHLDGLRTAKQPPSSLGFERDATRPVVYQFGKEKAVFSDPYTGKSLGNGNTAVRGFFKFILSWHRWLGREGASQATGKAIIGIGNLMFLFLLVTGVFLWFPKRWTRSGVKAITLLQKRLKGRARDWNWHNVFGFWAAIPLLVIVISGTVISQPWATTLVFHLAGETPPVQGERKKPAPFTLPESLAGLDAAFATVKSSNPDWQSIQLQLPFAKTATFIVADSHRGRPDLRRTITVDLATSGIVKSEGFDDLGPGRQTRTWIRWLHTGEAGGLPGQTIAGLAATASAVLVWTGFALSFRRFFKKRRAAA
- a CDS encoding MotA/TolQ/ExbB proton channel family protein, with the translated sequence MLANIVVEKFIEGGWVMWPILITFLLSLCVILDRSIWWSALQSKVRGGLQEKAREALGTGDFATAWKLGENTPEPYLANLREGMSHANTSMLAAMQLHATHLIEKAEARMWVLSTMITLAPLLGLFGTVAGLMGSFAAIGSDQLAVTKVTGGIGEALIATACGIAIAVLCLLPYNFFRKRVSVLRSSLERWINHSELLVRSAKEHGYDLEVFALQTQGRPAPKNKA
- a CDS encoding ExbD/TolR family protein encodes the protein MPIQLSGNSSGDDHGDEARIEVVPLIDIMFFLLASFMMVSLSMTQLNRVPINLPEASTGVADTKAPPFQIAVDPNGVITWDSKIITLSEITTRLQKEAAPSETRVLISADAESRHKVVLDVLNAVRAAGIEKVSFESKATKP
- a CDS encoding DUF3856 domain-containing protein: MMESRQHMLEGIARMRDGDFQSALRHFEDAANLRESQPWQEDPQAAWLLAAAYINRSDVLRALDRRDEAIHSLDRAIHAMRHVPLDQNPDCPERLILAWINRATTCGESGRPAEALTGFSKAEELLERWGTSATPERRLLASMSHANRARVLLDLGRSVGGWSSAGIAVDFLKGLDPTGPVAEASIKARGILCHSLAMLLDEPGGIELAQDWIATATNSAEEALALIRSSGYRAPWLADFVRYGAKIYRTCQPHFLGEFIREWTTGEGPLADDAVLKKEMSRELLLAKAELELRVRARPHESEHVRRAISTLSSLQRAEAALA
- a CDS encoding tRNA (cytidine(34)-2'-O)-methyltransferase, with protein sequence MFHIVLIEPEIPHNAGAAGRLALATDSTLHLVEPLGFSLEDKYVRRTGLDYWQDVRLEVWKNFDDLHAAADETARFWFLSTKARDSPWQADFKPGDYLVFGRETRGLPEELVSAAGPQALRIPMAPGGTRSLNLSTAVAIVLYEAVRQQQPAW
- a CDS encoding C39 family peptidase, producing the protein MRLKFLLPLFCLLLPSGGRLHAQTGPDGNNVISSEAEMNVELDCFVGGASVWKITPGEVESSFAKKGFAWLDEGTKTRGVIRPRDLLLKSSTPSGVTFKPGKGLRHKLTLFGATAYEATLEFSGDKLATVTISIWNKGDAGQSTSKPAFEYMVGQTVASMDTVLKSRGRDLGRDNSGAAKLSRWRWETPDTLAQLEHSSGKDEDRSFVGDFIRLRFAPKGGMRMDSTVAAPGKLGVAALATRVKKTAEGDVYVEGVPMVDQGEKGYCAVASTERVMRYYGIQVDQHDLAKAAETSQYGTRPQDFEDAIHRLQGRFKIRVRDLITFDQRDYERIVDNYNREAKKAGMPQWEPGDYYFKFNADIMREARCRAGAFEKFRTMITTATSRGVPLLWALSLGRYPETGRENPQGGGGHMRTIIGYNAKTDEVIFSDSWGAGHEIKKMKGRDACAATNGLYLVEPAAN
- a CDS encoding TonB-dependent receptor; the encoded protein is MTSTLLALSQLAAPAATPAAEESAKPEGGATSLPELVVQADGTKKLYKPENLTSKKYTVPIRDVPQTVTVLPQEVIREQGATSLRDVLRNVPGISMQAGEGGGGPSGDNLAIRGFAARSDIFVDGFRDSAGGGYTRDPFNIEQVEVAKGPASANSGRGSTGGSVNIASKTAHLGNSYGGAATVGTDELYRGTFDVNQELPYLKGTAFRLNGLLHSQDIADRDGVEQERWGVAPTITFGLGTDTRFTLSYMHLDQENTPDYGLPWVPRNSTVVGAGGTPVTVVNNTGLDSGIPSVSYENWYGNSERDYEEIQTDIFTAAFEHDINESLKLTSGFRYSRNDRDSVTTAPRFVSDTSVPGTTSYNSTVLNQQFQSRDQLDTGFYNQTNFVYDFATGSVEHTVVTGFEISREESKNYGRSVIDPATGLPILPSQTPQIDLLTGEQLVPYVGRIERNGSYTSAEVESAAVYLFDTAKIDEHWEVSGGLRFDSTRTDYTSYAVTPTPLLYNKTVGDDVLSYRASVTYKPVREGSIYFGYGSSYNPSTELLTYGTTAANIGVDPEESETMELGAKWEFFEQKLLVTGALFRTDKSNARTTDPVTDEVSVTGEQVVQGVEVGFTGSITDKLRLIGGYTFLDSEVEESANPHEVGNEVSNTPENSFSLWAVHDLPAGFSVGVGSQYVGSRYNNSNGETRQKAPDFILFNAMASYDLNENVTFRLNADNLFDEEYIDRVGGGHFVPGVGRTISLTADFQF
- a CDS encoding Fe2+-dependent dioxygenase — encoded protein: MLIRIPDVLTPAQVAEARAILDAADWIDGKVTAGHQSAKAKDNMQLPEGSPAAKELGAMVLEALGKNPLFLSAALPLHVFPPLFNRYTGGQSFGTHVDNAIRQVPGTGHRIRTDLSATLFFAEPEEYDGGELCIEDTYGVQRVKLPAGHMVLYPATSLHHVTPVTRGARVCSFFWLQSMIRSDEQRTLLFDLDLATQRIAGEFAGQKAAEDSTVQLTGVYHNLLRQWAEM